The Psychrobacter sp. 28M-43 genome segment CTAACAGTCCGCTATGTTCATTGTCTTTTGGATCATATATTCGTAAGTCTTCGGGGCGAAGTAGTAAATTGACGATATCGCCCACTTGCACGTCATTGGCGAAATTAGGACGACGTAAGTTGCGTAAGGTGGTCGGCCCTGCTTGCGCTTGCGCTTCACAGACTTCGACCTCGATGCGTCCGTTGGTTACCTTGCCATCGCGATCTGGCTGGTCTGGATGAACATCTTTAACCTCAGCTCTAAATAAATTGGTCTCGCCGATAAATTTTGCAGTAAATAGGTTGGCAGGGGTTTCATAGATCTCGATAGGCGTACCGATTTGCTGGAACGTGCCGTCTTTCATTACGGCAATACGGTCTGACATCGACAGCGCTTCTTCTTGATCATGGGTCACGAAGACAAAGGTAATGCCAAGCTCACGTTGTAGACGCTTTAGCTCAGATTGCATTTGCAGGCGCAGTTTGTGATCGAGTGCGGATAATGGCTCATCGAGCAATAGCAGTTTAGGGCGGTTAATCACCGCACGTGCAATCGCAACTCGCTGCTGCTGACCACCAGACAAATCTTGCGGCTTGCGGTTGGCCAGATGCTCTAGCTGTACCATCGCTAGCATCTCGCTGACACGTCTTTGGATTTCATCTTTTGGGATTTTTTTTAGCTTTAGGCCATAAGCTACGTTTTGGGCCACGCTCATGTGAGGGAACAGCGCATATTGCTGAAATACGGTATTTACCGGACGTTTATCAGCGGGCAAGCCTGCCATCTGTAAGCCATCCAAATATATCGCCCCAGCGTTCGGCTGCTCAAAGCCTGCAATCAAGCGTAGTAATGTTGTCTTACCACAGCCTGATGGGCCAAGTAGCGTCAAAAACTCACCATGTTTGATATCAAGGTTGATGTCTTTTAGGACTTCGGTTTGATCATAGGTTTTTTTTAGACCAGTCAGTTGCAGCAGCACCTGATCATCATGAGGTGACGCAGAGGTGTTATGCGTATTTTGAGATAAATCGGTCATAATATCTGTTCCTGAGCGTCCAATAGCTGTATACAGCTGCCAAGGTAACTGGCTGTCATTATAAGGATTGGCATGAGCGTAAGCACGATTTGATTACTGTCTGAATGCTGCCTGAGTGCTGCGTATTATAACAAACCCTTGATATAAGTCAGTGCAAGTTCGTTATAAGTTACGCGAGTCATACTATCGTAGCAGCGATATATACAGCTGTATTTTTAGATGTGACTACATTCACCTAGCGATATTTAGACAAATTTTTTTACCGTTTTTTGATTTTTATTGCTATACA includes the following:
- the potA gene encoding spermidine/putrescine ABC transporter ATP-binding protein PotA, giving the protein MTDLSQNTHNTSASPHDDQVLLQLTGLKKTYDQTEVLKDINLDIKHGEFLTLLGPSGCGKTTLLRLIAGFEQPNAGAIYLDGLQMAGLPADKRPVNTVFQQYALFPHMSVAQNVAYGLKLKKIPKDEIQRRVSEMLAMVQLEHLANRKPQDLSGGQQQRVAIARAVINRPKLLLLDEPLSALDHKLRLQMQSELKRLQRELGITFVFVTHDQEEALSMSDRIAVMKDGTFQQIGTPIEIYETPANLFTAKFIGETNLFRAEVKDVHPDQPDRDGKVTNGRIEVEVCEAQAQAGPTTLRNLRRPNFANDVQVGDIVNLLLRPEDLRIYDPKDNEHSGLLGRVIESNYKGSTLDSIIELANGHIIKASEFFDEDDPSFDYKLNEGVKVSWVDGWEWVLPEDSVTMPDITAQKDGS